Proteins found in one Arachis stenosperma cultivar V10309 chromosome 8, arast.V10309.gnm1.PFL2, whole genome shotgun sequence genomic segment:
- the LOC130944680 gene encoding uncharacterized protein LOC130944680 isoform X1, whose product MLIQSSLLSSVEAGSCYVTDDGKDILCDRMPSGQTWQAYMKCSNYPLNWCGKAEQTKEDRRNADNPCNSNCLSGLGQPSTASIMTDNTAPNMVYRRKKLRKGLNAPLSNCRSVISSSVRLSSAEDRPGSFQVKDHSEMIRNLVVSSVLLDGVVKDNIQKSLGIDSVNDSCSSSKSNMELVSDSVETEIDEPGECSSSSAIVLDVTREAKTEKDSCMNILRSYGLRGDCFADNAASLETVVTAGNICCSRLCKTCGRLDSSLNMLLCDHCEDAYHPTCYNPRFKKLPTDEWFCHSCLTKSHKILRETIIKSPGIHNELGKCRTASVKAELNPILLMLRETEPYTTKVRVGKGFQAEVLGWLGPQGSDEDELPEPLEINHSEFSTLQARNPRNPTRLGSIGNWLQCQEIINRDNGTVCGKWRRAPLFEVQADDWECFCGIHWDPYHADCAVPQELETDQVLKQLKYIEMLRPQLTAKQRKSDCNSSGD is encoded by the exons ATGCTAATACAAAGTTCCCTTCTAAGTTCAGTTGAGGCTGGTTCATGTTATGTAACTGATGATGGAAAAGATATTCTTTGTGACCGGATGCCTAGTGGTCAAACTTGGCAGGCATACATGAAATGCAGCAACTACCCTCTTAACTGGTGTGGAAAAGCTGAACAAACGAAAgaggatagaaggaatgctgATAATCCCTGCAACTCGAACTGTCTAAGTGGCTTAGGTCAGCCATCAACTGCTAGTATCATGACTGATAATACTGCACCTAACATGGTATACAGGAGAAAAAAGCTACGTAAGGGGTTAAATGCTCCTCTTTCCAATTGCCGGTCAGTCATAAGTTCTTCTGTGCGTTTATCATCAGCTGAGGATCGGCCAGGTAGTTTCCAAGTTAAAGACCATTCTGAAATGATAAGAAATCTTGTTGTTTCTTCTGTGCTGTTGGATGGGGTAGTTAAAGATAACATTCAGAAAAGTTTAGGAATTGACAGTGTAAATGATAGTTGCtcttcttcaaaatcaaatatggAACTTGTTTCAGATTCAGTAGAAACTGAAATTGATGAACCTGGTGAATGCTCCTCATCCAGTGCAATAGTTTTGGATGTTACAAGGGAAGCAAAGACAGAAAAAGATTCTTGCATGAATATTCTAAGAAGCTATGGTCTTAGAGGAGATTGTTTTGCAGATAATGCTGCCTCTTTGGAAACTGTTGTTACTGCTGGTAATATCTGCTGTTCCAGATTGTGCAAAACATGTGGTAGGTTGGACAGTTCATTGAACATGCTTCTATGTGATCATTGCGAAGATGCATATCATCCAACTTGCTATAACCCACGTTTTAAAAAATTACCAACCGATGAGTGGTTTTGCCATTCATGTCTTACAAAAAGTCACAAAATTCTCAGAGAGACAATAATCAAATCACCAGGTATTCACAATGAACTGGGTAAATGTAGAACTGCTTCTGTTAAGGCAGAATTGAATCCCATACTGTTGATGCTGAGAGAAACTGAGCCATATACAACCAAGGTGCGGGTTGGTAAAGGTTTTCAAGCTGAAGTACTTGGTTGGTTAGGTCCTCAGGGAAG tgatgAAGATGAACTTCCTGAACCATTGGAAATAAATCATTCGGAGTTTTCAACACTGCAGGCAAGg AATCCAAGAAATCCAACTAGACTTGGTTCCATAGGAAATTGGCTTCAGTGTCAGGAGATTATAAATAGAGACAATGGAACTGTGTGTGGAAAATGGCGCAG AGCTCCACTTTTTGAAGTTCAAGCTGATGATTGGGAGTGCTTCTGTGGTATCCATTGGGATCCATATCATGCTGATTGTGCCGTACCCCAG GAGCTCGAAACAGATCAAGTTCTAAAGCAGCTTAAGTATATAGAAATG CTAAGGCCTCAACTTACTGCCAAACAGAGAAAATCAGATTGCAATAGCAGTGGTGATTGA
- the LOC130944680 gene encoding uncharacterized protein LOC130944680 isoform X2 — protein sequence MKCSNYPLNWCGKAEQTKEDRRNADNPCNSNCLSGLGQPSTASIMTDNTAPNMVYRRKKLRKGLNAPLSNCRSVISSSVRLSSAEDRPGSFQVKDHSEMIRNLVVSSVLLDGVVKDNIQKSLGIDSVNDSCSSSKSNMELVSDSVETEIDEPGECSSSSAIVLDVTREAKTEKDSCMNILRSYGLRGDCFADNAASLETVVTAGNICCSRLCKTCGRLDSSLNMLLCDHCEDAYHPTCYNPRFKKLPTDEWFCHSCLTKSHKILRETIIKSPGIHNELGKCRTASVKAELNPILLMLRETEPYTTKVRVGKGFQAEVLGWLGPQGSDEDELPEPLEINHSEFSTLQARNPRNPTRLGSIGNWLQCQEIINRDNGTVCGKWRRAPLFEVQADDWECFCGIHWDPYHADCAVPQELETDQVLKQLKYIEMLRPQLTAKQRKSDCNSSGD from the exons ATGAAATGCAGCAACTACCCTCTTAACTGGTGTGGAAAAGCTGAACAAACGAAAgaggatagaaggaatgctgATAATCCCTGCAACTCGAACTGTCTAAGTGGCTTAGGTCAGCCATCAACTGCTAGTATCATGACTGATAATACTGCACCTAACATGGTATACAGGAGAAAAAAGCTACGTAAGGGGTTAAATGCTCCTCTTTCCAATTGCCGGTCAGTCATAAGTTCTTCTGTGCGTTTATCATCAGCTGAGGATCGGCCAGGTAGTTTCCAAGTTAAAGACCATTCTGAAATGATAAGAAATCTTGTTGTTTCTTCTGTGCTGTTGGATGGGGTAGTTAAAGATAACATTCAGAAAAGTTTAGGAATTGACAGTGTAAATGATAGTTGCtcttcttcaaaatcaaatatggAACTTGTTTCAGATTCAGTAGAAACTGAAATTGATGAACCTGGTGAATGCTCCTCATCCAGTGCAATAGTTTTGGATGTTACAAGGGAAGCAAAGACAGAAAAAGATTCTTGCATGAATATTCTAAGAAGCTATGGTCTTAGAGGAGATTGTTTTGCAGATAATGCTGCCTCTTTGGAAACTGTTGTTACTGCTGGTAATATCTGCTGTTCCAGATTGTGCAAAACATGTGGTAGGTTGGACAGTTCATTGAACATGCTTCTATGTGATCATTGCGAAGATGCATATCATCCAACTTGCTATAACCCACGTTTTAAAAAATTACCAACCGATGAGTGGTTTTGCCATTCATGTCTTACAAAAAGTCACAAAATTCTCAGAGAGACAATAATCAAATCACCAGGTATTCACAATGAACTGGGTAAATGTAGAACTGCTTCTGTTAAGGCAGAATTGAATCCCATACTGTTGATGCTGAGAGAAACTGAGCCATATACAACCAAGGTGCGGGTTGGTAAAGGTTTTCAAGCTGAAGTACTTGGTTGGTTAGGTCCTCAGGGAAG tgatgAAGATGAACTTCCTGAACCATTGGAAATAAATCATTCGGAGTTTTCAACACTGCAGGCAAGg AATCCAAGAAATCCAACTAGACTTGGTTCCATAGGAAATTGGCTTCAGTGTCAGGAGATTATAAATAGAGACAATGGAACTGTGTGTGGAAAATGGCGCAG AGCTCCACTTTTTGAAGTTCAAGCTGATGATTGGGAGTGCTTCTGTGGTATCCATTGGGATCCATATCATGCTGATTGTGCCGTACCCCAG GAGCTCGAAACAGATCAAGTTCTAAAGCAGCTTAAGTATATAGAAATG CTAAGGCCTCAACTTACTGCCAAACAGAGAAAATCAGATTGCAATAGCAGTGGTGATTGA